Proteins from a genomic interval of Sphingomonas sp. Y38-1Y:
- a CDS encoding DedA family protein: MTEWITDLIEQSGYPGIMLLMFLENLFPPLPSEVIMPMAGFTASKGELSIVGVLIAGTAGTVAGAIFWYTVARWLGEERLKNWADRHGRWITLHPREIDRIDDWFDRHSRWAVPLGHLVPGIRTLISIPAGLFGMKPPTFVLLTTLGAGAWTSALGLAGYILGAKFDSVERYMGPASTAIMAGIALYYLYRVVTFRRGEAA; this comes from the coding sequence ATGACCGAGTGGATCACCGACCTCATCGAGCAAAGTGGCTATCCGGGCATCATGCTGTTGATGTTCCTGGAGAATCTCTTCCCGCCGCTACCGTCTGAGGTCATCATGCCGATGGCGGGCTTCACCGCCAGCAAGGGCGAATTGAGCATCGTCGGCGTGCTGATCGCCGGCACCGCCGGTACGGTCGCGGGCGCGATCTTCTGGTACACGGTCGCGCGTTGGCTCGGCGAGGAGCGGCTCAAGAACTGGGCCGATCGCCACGGCCGCTGGATCACGCTCCACCCGCGCGAGATAGACCGCATCGACGACTGGTTCGATCGCCACAGCCGCTGGGCGGTGCCCCTCGGCCACCTCGTGCCCGGCATCCGCACGCTGATCTCGATCCCGGCGGGCCTGTTCGGGATGAAGCCGCCGACGTTCGTCCTGCTGACGACGCTCGGCGCGGGCGCATGGACAAGCGCGCTGGGCCTTGCCGGCTATATCCTCGGCGCCAAGTTCGACAGTGTCGAGCGCTACATGGGCCCGGCGAGCACCGCGATCATGGCGGGGATCGCGCTTTACTATCTGTACCGCGTCGTCACCTTCCGCCGCGGCGAGGCGGCCTGA